The stretch of DNA TCGAATGACAACGATTTTTGATCTTCTTGGCAAAGACGCAGACTCTCTCCTTACTCACCAATGTGTGATAAAAAAAGAAGCATTAACGCTTCCCTCTGGAGACTTCGTATCGAGAGTTTTTGCAGAATCAGATAGAAATAATCGCGTGCTCCGTTCTCTACAGCAGATGTTTGATCAGGGACGTTTAGGCGGAAGCGGATACCTTTCTATCCTTCCTGTTGATCAGGGAGTTGAACACACGGCTGGTGCATCTTTTGCTAAAAATCCCATGTATTTTGATCCAGAAAATATCATACGCCTTGCAATAGAAGCCGGCTGTTCTGCTGTAGCCTCTTCCTACGGGGTTTTGAGCACGTTAGCCAGACGATATGCTCATAAAATTCCTTTTTTACTTAAAATAAACCATAATGAACTGCTATCTTACCCGACGACGCATCACCAAATCTTCTTCAGTCAGGTTGAAGATGCTTATAACATGGGGGCTGTTGCCGTAGGAGCCACTATTTATTTTGGCTCAGAAACTTCTTCTGAAGAAATCGTGGCCGTTTCTAAAGCTTTTTCAAAAGCTAGAGAACTCGGTTTGGCCACCGTTTTATGGTGTTATTTACGGAATCCGCATTTTGTTAAGAATGGAGTCGACTACCACACTGCAGCGGATTTAACGGGACAGGCGGACCATCTTGGAGCAACGTTAGGAGCTGATATTGTTAAACAAAAGCTTCCAACGTTACAAGAGGGATTTAAAACAATTAATTTTAGCAAAACAGATGATCTTGTGTACTCGGAACTATCATCGACGCATCCCATAGATTTATGCCGATACCAGGTACTAAATAGCTATTGTGGGAGAGTTGGTTTGATTAATTCCGGGGGTCCTTCAGGAGAAAATGACTTTGCTGAAGCAGCAAAAACAGCGGTAATTAATAAAAGAGCTGGCGGCATGGGACTGATTTTAGGGAGAAAAGCCTTCCAGAGACCCTTCTCTGAAGGCGTCCGGTTACTTAATTTAATTCAAGATATTTATTTAGATCCGACAATCTCCATATCGTAATTTAGAGGTACTCATGCATCATCGCAAATCTTCTACCCCGTTAGGGACTTTTACTGTAGGGATGCTATCTCTTGCAGTAGTAATTAGTTTAAGAAACCTTCCTTTAACAGCAAAGCACGGTTTGTCCACTCTATTTTTTTATGCCGCAGCCGTGGCTTGTTTTATGATTCCATACGCACTTATCGCAGCCGAGTTGGCTTCCTTCAAACCTCAGGGCATTTATGTTTGGACACGCGACGCCTTGGGGAAACGTTGGGGATTCTTTGCTATATGGATGCAATGGTTTCACAATATGACTTGGTATCCTGCAATGTTGGCATTCATTGCCAGTACGCTCGTTTATCAAATTAGCCCCGATCTTGCCAACAATCGGCTGTATTTAGCCTCTGTTATTCTTTTAGGCTTTTGGGGACTCACCTTCTTTAATTTTTTAGGCATCGGAACCTCTGCTATTTTTAGCTCCGTTTGCGTAATTATAGGGACACTCATTCCCGGAGCCATTTTGGTTGCTTTCGCTGCTTACTGGATTCAAGGAGGAAACCCGATTGCCATTAATCTCTCATGGAACGAACTTCTTCCAGACTTCTCTTCTCCATCTTCTTTTGTCCTTTTATCTGGAATGCTTCTTGCGTTGTGTGGATTGGAAGCAAATGCCAATTTAGCTTCCGATATGGAAGATCCCAAAAAAAATTACCCTAAAGCTGTTTTTATTGGGGCGGTGTCTACCCTCGCTATTTTAGTTTTAGGCTCTTTGGCCATTGCTATCGTAATCCCTAAAGAAGAAATCAGTCTGGTTTCTGGTTTAATTCGAGCTTTTTCTCTGTTTTTCGAAAAATACAATCTTTCTTGGATGACAGGGATTATCGTAGCTATGACGATAGCGGGATCTCTGGGAGAATTGAACGCGTGGATGTTCGCTGGAACCAAAGGGTTATTCATTTCTACCCAAAATGATTGCTTACCCAAAATTTTCAAGAAAACGAATTCTAGAGATGTTCCGACTAATCTGATGCTTTTCCAAGCCATTGTGGTTACTTTGTTCACTTTCGTATTCGTCTATGTAGATTCTGCAGATCTAGCCTATTGGATCCTAAGTGCGCTCAGTGTTCAAATGTACCTTGTGATGTACATTTGCTTATTTATAGCGGGCCCAGTTCTTAGAATAAAAGAGCCTAAAGCTCAAAGACTGTATTCGGTGCCTGGAAAACTTGTGGGAATGTGTATCCTATCTACACTCGGAATCCTTTCCTGTTTGTTCGCTTTAGGCATCAGCTTCCTTCCCCCTCAGGCTGTAGCTTCCTTCTCGTCTATGAAAGGTAATTTTAATTACACAGCCCTGTTGCTTCTAGCCTTTGCTGTCAATTGTTGCATTCCTTTCGGGATGTACTATTCCCATAAAAAATTAATTAAATAATTTTCAAACTTAGAAACGGTCTTTTTAAGAAGACCGTTTCTTTCTTGCTCTGGATTTCTAATCCAAGAACCTTTAGAATTGTCCCATGTTTACACTACAATGCACCCCTCCATGGACAAAATCTGGGAAACGTGTTGAAAGCTTGGTGCGCAAAGCGCTGTATACTCATGCCATGTTGCAAACGCATACACGTATTGCGGTTGCCCTGAGCGGAGGTAAAGACAGCCTATCTTTGTTGCTAATGTTAAAGGCCATTTCTGGTAGAGGATTCCCAGAATTGACTCTTCATGCAATCCATATTGGAGGCAAATATTCTTGCGGTGCAGCCGTTAGCGAAAAATATCTTTCTTCTATCTGCGATAAAATCCAAGTACCGCTTATTTCCATTCCATCTCCTTATGAGACCGAAACACCAGAATGCTATACTTGCTCCCGTATCAGACGTCGCATTCTTTTTGACACGGCCAAAGCAGTCGGAGCAACAGCTGTCGCATTCGGACATCATCGAGACGATGCGGTGCAAACAACACTCATGAATCTTCTGCATAAAGCAGAATTTGCGGGCATGCTACCTGTTGTGAACATGGTAAATTTCGGAATCACGATCCTCCGCCCTCTTATCTTTATCCCCGAAGATCTTATCCGCAAATTCGCTAAAGAAAGCGGATTTGCTCGCATTACCTGTCGTTGCCCCGTCATTTCTTTACGAACAAAAACAGAAGAAGCTCTCAAAACGCTGGAAACGATTTTCCCTCAAGCAAGGCATAATATTGCTTTAGCTGTTAGAGAATCGGGACTCATTAAAGCTAATAACGTCGAGAAAACTGTTTCCATCCAGGAAGACAACCTCTCTTGCTAGTATTTGTGAGATAAGGAACAAACTTTCAAAAGATAATTAGTAACGCTAAGAAAGCATTAGGAAGTATCGTGACGTTTCAACAAGCCCGCTGCAGCTTGCGTAATCTTGATCTTATAGCAGATGGGCTACGTCCCATTTTCGTAGCAATGTCCTTAGCACTCTCTCCCTTTTTATATAGTTGTAACAAAAAAGACTCCTCTCTGCGTGTCCAAACTTTATAGGCATTCACGGGTTCCTCATCCACCTTTACAGACTCTTTAACAACCTCTGAAGGGCTTTTTTTATCCACCTCTACAAACTCTTTAACAAACTCTGAGGGGAATTTTTTATCATAAAGGACTATAGTTTTAATCTTAGCTCGTGTTATAGCGACATAGAATAATCTTCTTTCCTCGCTAAACGGAAAAGAATCTTCTTCTGCTAAAACATAGTTAAGCACCGCGTTATCTTTAATAATACTAGGGAACCCAAAAATTCCGGCGTTGCATTGAAGCAAGATTACGTAATCAGCTTCAAGGCCTTTTGCCTTGTGTACAGTAAGGAATTCTATTTTTCTATTTCCGATAATATAAAAAAGATTGCTCCTTGTTTTAACAAACTGATGTTTCTGAGATAAGAGATAGTCATCGGATGAATACCTCCCCAATAAAAGGATAGATTTATCTTCTGGAATCTTAGAAATTTCTTGCTCTAAACGAGAGCAATAATCCATTTCGTTGCGGGAAATCGACCTGCAACAATAAGGAATAAATACTAACTCAGTCCTAGTATCTGGATTAAAGGAACGACAATCTTTTCGTATTTGTGAATTATTACGTTGTACAAAGCCAGAAGCTAAAGAGACCAAAGGCTCTCCCAATCTATAGGTAGTCTCTAGTTTATGGACCTCTTTTGGACCAAAATAATCGGAAAACTGATTGAACACAGTTACATCACTTCCTGCAAATCGATAGATAGACTGCCAATCATCCCCAACGCAATACATCTTAGCGGGAGGATTCCCCTTACGCAATTCTTTTAAAAAGTGGCAACAAGCAGCGGAAATATCTTGGAACTCATCGACAATAATATAATCGTACTTCTCAGGACGAGAGCTTCGACAAATTTCTGTTGCTCGCAAAATAGCGTCAGTAAAATCAATCTGATTCTTCTTAGCTAATGTATCCACATAATGTTCGTAAATAGGTTTTAAGACTTTTTCAATAAGCCAAGAACTTTGATTATCTTTAGCGATTTTTGCGCGATATAGTACTTCCTTAATAGATTGATGAGTCGATTTCATCAAAGAAATAAACTGTATTACAAGTTGAATAAACGCTTTCTCTTGACTACTCTGCTTAGGAAGAATGGTATGATATAACTCTTCTTCTTTCTTTTCTTGAATAGGGATGCCTGCTTCTTCTAATAGTTTTCTTAATTTATCCTGAATATTCGAATAGCTGAAATCCGCACTAGTTAAAGCAAGCAGTTCTGTTTTGAACTTCTTATGAGTTTTATTTTTCCAATCTATCTCATCTAAATATATTTGATTCACTTCTTCATAAGTCTTATTTGTCCCTTCAACAAACCATGGAGGAACTCGTCCTTGTTTATTAATAGCAAAAAGCTCCAGGTAGATACGTCTTAAACTTCCATTCTGCTCAGTAACGTAAAGAGAAAAATCCGGTCTGTATTGGGAATGCGTTGCATCTGCTACGTGAAATTCATAAGGTTCTTCATATCGGAACGAAATGCCTAAAGACGATAAAATGAAGCAGGCGGTTTGCTCTTGTTTGCTTCGGACATAAATCGTTTTCCCATCCATATCAGGGAATACGGCTTTCAAGTGTTTTTCCTTTTGTTCAGAAAAATTATCTCGAATTTCCCACTCAGGTGTGAAAGGACCATAATTAGCAAAATATTCTAATACATTCTTTTTAAAATACTTTGTTTTCAATAATTCTTGATAGCTATCTGCAAGAATCTTCTCAGGACGGCTACAGATAGAGGGTTTAACTCCTGTTACGCTTCCAATTAGGTCAACAGCCAACTTATGAAAGGTATATCCCCTTAATCCATCCGTAGCCAATCTTTTTGTAAGTTCTAATGAAGCTTTATTGGTATAACTAATCAGAGCTATACGACGAGGATCTATTCCCTTAATCTCTATAAGATATCGCACCTTCCCTAAGATAGAAGACGTTTTCCCGCTTCCTGCAGAGCTAATGACTAAACAATTCTCTTCTTCTGCTATAATAGAGCGTCTTTGTTGTTCATCCAATGGGTAATGTAGAACGTGATCAAAAAATTCCTTATGAAGATCCAGTAAACAACTTATAATCTCACTATTATGTTTCTTAACAAGGGTTGTTATCGACTCAAAATCTTGTATGAATTTAAGAAAAATTGGGTTTGAAGCAACGCCAAAACAACGGAATCTTCGGCAAAACACGCGAACCCTTTGATAATCGGCAACATAATAATCTGTGACCCTTTTCTCTTGTTTTGCGTAGATAACCTTGCCATAGAAATCGTGATGTAAAATAGTGGGAATGTCGATGTGTTTTAGCTGCTGAGATAATTTCAAACAGCTTCTTTTAACAAGAAAAAAAGAATAGATGTAAATTATCGCGCATACAAAATAGAAAACTAGACTAACTAAAACAAGCTGGCTAATAACTCCACTCCTTGCAATTGTTTTTAGTCTAATAAAACGTCTCGAATCTCTAAACAACCTATGAATAATAGATTGTTGAATAGTTAATTGTTAATTACAAAAATATGATTACAAAGTTTTAGGTTGTTAAAGATAATTTTCACATTCTTTATCTTCTCCTCAATTAACTTGCGCTATATATATATTTATGAAATCGGCTATGCAAACAACCCATTGCAAGGCAACTACATCAAAGAGGGAGTCATGACTAAGGAACAAAGACTTAAAATTCTTATTACTAATGACGACGGCATCAAAGCCAAGGGAATTAGCCTACTAGTTTCCTTGCTTCGCGAAGCCAATTTTGCAGATCTCTATGTTGTAGCACCTTTGGAAGAACAGTCTGGACGAAGCATGGCCTTCTCACTAATAGAGCCGACAGCCCTAGAACCTTTTGATTACCCTCAAAAAGTTCAGGAGGCTTGGGCTGTAGTAGGAACTCCTGTTGACTGTGTAAAGTTAGCTATTGGAGAGCTCTTTAAAAACAATCTGCCAGACCTGGTCTTATCAGGGATCAATAACGGAAAAAATTCTGGCCGCTGCCTCTACTACTCCGCAACTGTGGGTGCTATAAGGGAGGCGAACCTTCATGGAATTCCTGCAATAGCTCTTTCTCAATGTGAAAACATTTCTTTTTTCCAAGAAGCTCAAATGTCCTCTTTGATTCGCGCTTTATGTGAGTTCACAGTTTCTCATAAACACGCCGATCCTTTAGGATTTAATGTAAACTTCCCTGCTAGCTCCGATAACTCTCCTTGGAAAGGAATCCGCTTCACCCTTTCTGGAGATGAATTTTTGTTTGGTACGCCAAGACTGGTTCGCACCGAAGGAAATCGACGCTACTACACGCTATACGATATGCAAGATAAGGTGTCTGGAGATCTTTCTGATGAATACTTAGCCTTAGCCAATAACTATATTAGCGCTGCCCCACTTATTTCCAAAAACACTCCCCTAGCAACATTTTCTGAAGAAGATCTAGCCTTCCTTAAAGAGTCCTTTGAACAATCCGTTCAATGGGATTCTTCTTTAAGTCTCGAAGAAGATCTAGCTTAAGCTTATGGATGCGTTGAAACTATAGTTTCAACGCATTTTTCCCCTAGTCTATAATACCCACCCTATTTGTCCGCTACAATCCTGAAAAATCGAAAGAGTTTATGCCCAAAATTGAATTGATTCAGCAGCTTATCAAATGTAAATACGCTTTATTTGCTCTTCTTTTCCTCGCTTCTGCCACATTATTCTGCTTTTCTCTTCCAAACACCGCATTCCCTTTATTCTCTTTAGCTTCTATGAAAACTCTCTTTCTGGGCGGAAGTGCATTTTTTGTTGCTAGAGCTTTTGGAATGATCATAAATCAAATTGTAGACTGCGCAATAGACAAACGTAATCCGCGCACCAACATGCGCGTATTGCCAGCAGGACTTCTCTCTACTAAAAGTTCTGTTTTGCTTTTGATTCTTTGTCTTATCCTATTCTTAAGCTTTTGCTGGTTCTTCAATCCTCTATGTTTTATCCTTGCTGTTTTAGCCACTCTTCTTATGATTGTTTATCCTTATACGAAACGCTTTACGTTTCTTTGCCATTGGATTTTAGGGCTCGTTTACTATTTCGCGATACTTATGAACTTTTTCGCTATTGCCCCCGTCCCTTCCTTCTCTATATTTTGCATGGCCTCATTGCTTGGCCTCTCTTTTGGAATGATCATCGCAGCAAATGACATCATTTACGCTATCCAAGATCTAGAGTTTGATCGAAAAGAGGGCCTTTTCAGCGTTCCCGCATGTTTTGGAACACAATTTTCCATCAAAATGGCTTCTGCAAATTTAGCAATTAGTGCGTTAGCCTACTTATTTCTAGGCTATTTTGTCCTCGATAGGAAGGTGTTTTATCTATGCTCTTTTTTACCTTTAGCTGAAATTTTTCGTACAATCAAACGCTACACATGTATTCATTTAAGCTCTCCAGCTGAGCTTCAGCAAAAATTCTTTCTAGGGAACCTTTCCCTCGGTATCGCGTTTCTTGCTAATATGATCGGGCTATTTTTATTAGGAGGAACCTCATGAGACGCTATGTTGTAGGTATTTCTGGAGCATCGGGGGTAATACTAGCGGTAACATTAGTCACGGAACTTGCTAAGTTAGGGCATCATGTTGATGTTATCATATCCCCTTCAGCAAAAAAAACTTTGTATTATGAATTAGATACAAAATCTTTTTTAGCCACAATTCCTCAACACCTTCATAAAAACATATTGCTTCATCATATTACCTCTATAGAAAGCTCTCTATCGTCAGGGTCGAGCTCAGTTGATGCAACTATCATCGTTCCTTGTAGCGTGGCAACTATCGCAGCAATCTCTTGCGGTTTAGCCGATAACCTGCTCCGAAGGGTTGCGGATGTTGCGTTAAAAGAGAAAAGGCCTCTAATCCTCGTTCCACGAGAAAGCCCTTTATCAACAATTCATCTAGAAAATCTACTCAAATTGGCACAAAATGGAGCCATTATACTTCCTCCTATGCCTATTTGGTACTTCAAGCCTCAAACAGTAGACGATATAGCTAATGACATTGTAGGGAAAATTTTAGCAACCTTACGGCTAGATAGTCCCTTAATAAAAAGATGGGAGAACCCCTCTTAATGAGAGGTTCTTTTTTCGTTGATCACTTCGTGTAAATTTTCAATAGCTATAAAAGCACTTGGATCTTCTCTATGAACAATTTCTTTGAGCTGAGAAAGCTGCAAGCGTTCTACAACGATATACAGAAGATTGCGAGGCTCGCCAGAAAATCCTCCTTCTGCGTGCAGATAGGTCAATCCGACCCCTAAGGACTCCATAAGAATGTTCCCTAGTTTTCTAGGGGAAGAAGTAATGATAGTCACGGATTTAGTGTCTTCAAATCCCAAAATCACCATATCCATAACTTTAATAGCTACAGCATAGGTCAACAAAGACATAAAAGCTGTATGCCAATTACGGTAAACAATCCCTCCTAAGGAGAAAATAAAAAAGTTCACAAATAAAATAACTTGTCCGACCGTATAGCCTCGTTTCTTATTTACGATAATCCCTAAAATCTCCGTTCCGTCTGTGGCCCCACCATGTCGAATAATTAACCCGCCACCAGCTCCTAAAACTACTCCACCGAGAACGATTGTTTCTATTTCTGAACCATCGAAAATAAAAGGTTGCATACCCAGCCATTCGGGTAAGACTTCTATCAGCCATAACCAGCAGGAAAAGATAATCACTGCTGTGATCATTTGCACAACGAAGTACTTCCCAATACGTCTACAAGCCAAAATGATGAAAGGCAAGTTAAACAACACTAAAAACGCTGGAAGAAACTGCTTCCCAAAGGAGTGGGCAGCGATCATGGATAATCCTACTATCCCGCCATCGATCAAGTCATTAGGAGCAAGAACCATGTGAACACCACAAGCAGCTAAAAAACCGCCTATGATAAACCAGCTAAGAGTCTTAGAGAAATATAAAGGGAAACTAAACTTCGTGAAACGTATGGTATGAGCCATTGTTCACCCCCTTGGTTGAAGCTCGCGAGAGACGGGGCTCGAACCCGCAACTTCCGCCTTGACAGGGCGGTGCTCTAACCAGTTGAACTACTCCCGCGCAATCTTGGACACGACAGGATTTGAACCTATGACCCCCTGTGTGTAAGACAGGTGCTCTAACCGCTGAGCTACGCATCCAAAAGACTAGATGAGGAATTTATCAGAACAAATACTTTAAACACAACTCTTTTCCGTCCAAAAAGTATTTTTTTTTCATTCTGGAAAAATCTTCCCTAC from Chlamydia suis encodes:
- a CDS encoding class I fructose-bisphosphate aldolase → MTTIFDLLGKDADSLLTHQCVIKKEALTLPSGDFVSRVFAESDRNNRVLRSLQQMFDQGRLGGSGYLSILPVDQGVEHTAGASFAKNPMYFDPENIIRLAIEAGCSAVASSYGVLSTLARRYAHKIPFLLKINHNELLSYPTTHHQIFFSQVEDAYNMGAVAVGATIYFGSETSSEEIVAVSKAFSKARELGLATVLWCYLRNPHFVKNGVDYHTAADLTGQADHLGATLGADIVKQKLPTLQEGFKTINFSKTDDLVYSELSSTHPIDLCRYQVLNSYCGRVGLINSGGPSGENDFAEAAKTAVINKRAGGMGLILGRKAFQRPFSEGVRLLNLIQDIYLDPTISIS
- a CDS encoding amino acid permease, with translation MHHRKSSTPLGTFTVGMLSLAVVISLRNLPLTAKHGLSTLFFYAAAVACFMIPYALIAAELASFKPQGIYVWTRDALGKRWGFFAIWMQWFHNMTWYPAMLAFIASTLVYQISPDLANNRLYLASVILLGFWGLTFFNFLGIGTSAIFSSVCVIIGTLIPGAILVAFAAYWIQGGNPIAINLSWNELLPDFSSPSSFVLLSGMLLALCGLEANANLASDMEDPKKNYPKAVFIGAVSTLAILVLGSLAIAIVIPKEEISLVSGLIRAFSLFFEKYNLSWMTGIIVAMTIAGSLGELNAWMFAGTKGLFISTQNDCLPKIFKKTNSRDVPTNLMLFQAIVVTLFTFVFVYVDSADLAYWILSALSVQMYLVMYICLFIAGPVLRIKEPKAQRLYSVPGKLVGMCILSTLGILSCLFALGISFLPPQAVASFSSMKGNFNYTALLLLAFAVNCCIPFGMYYSHKKLIK
- a CDS encoding tRNA 2-thiocytidine biosynthesis TtcA family protein, whose translation is MFTLQCTPPWTKSGKRVESLVRKALYTHAMLQTHTRIAVALSGGKDSLSLLLMLKAISGRGFPELTLHAIHIGGKYSCGAAVSEKYLSSICDKIQVPLISIPSPYETETPECYTCSRIRRRILFDTAKAVGATAVAFGHHRDDAVQTTLMNLLHKAEFAGMLPVVNMVNFGITILRPLIFIPEDLIRKFAKESGFARITCRCPVISLRTKTEEALKTLETIFPQARHNIALAVRESGLIKANNVEKTVSIQEDNLSC
- a CDS encoding UvrD-helicase domain-containing protein, whose amino-acid sequence is MKLSQQLKHIDIPTILHHDFYGKVIYAKQEKRVTDYYVADYQRVRVFCRRFRCFGVASNPIFLKFIQDFESITTLVKKHNSEIISCLLDLHKEFFDHVLHYPLDEQQRRSIIAEEENCLVISSAGSGKTSSILGKVRYLIEIKGIDPRRIALISYTNKASLELTKRLATDGLRGYTFHKLAVDLIGSVTGVKPSICSRPEKILADSYQELLKTKYFKKNVLEYFANYGPFTPEWEIRDNFSEQKEKHLKAVFPDMDGKTIYVRSKQEQTACFILSSLGISFRYEEPYEFHVADATHSQYRPDFSLYVTEQNGSLRRIYLELFAINKQGRVPPWFVEGTNKTYEEVNQIYLDEIDWKNKTHKKFKTELLALTSADFSYSNIQDKLRKLLEEAGIPIQEKKEEELYHTILPKQSSQEKAFIQLVIQFISLMKSTHQSIKEVLYRAKIAKDNQSSWLIEKVLKPIYEHYVDTLAKKNQIDFTDAILRATEICRSSRPEKYDYIIVDEFQDISAACCHFLKELRKGNPPAKMYCVGDDWQSIYRFAGSDVTVFNQFSDYFGPKEVHKLETTYRLGEPLVSLASGFVQRNNSQIRKDCRSFNPDTRTELVFIPYCCRSISRNEMDYCSRLEQEISKIPEDKSILLLGRYSSDDYLLSQKHQFVKTRSNLFYIIGNRKIEFLTVHKAKGLEADYVILLQCNAGIFGFPSIIKDNAVLNYVLAEEDSFPFSEERRLFYVAITRAKIKTIVLYDKKFPSEFVKEFVEVDKKSPSEVVKESVKVDEEPVNAYKVWTRREESFLLQLYKKGESAKDIATKMGRSPSAIRSRLRKLQRAC
- the surE gene encoding 5'/3'-nucleotidase SurE produces the protein MTKEQRLKILITNDDGIKAKGISLLVSLLREANFADLYVVAPLEEQSGRSMAFSLIEPTALEPFDYPQKVQEAWAVVGTPVDCVKLAIGELFKNNLPDLVLSGINNGKNSGRCLYYSATVGAIREANLHGIPAIALSQCENISFFQEAQMSSLIRALCEFTVSHKHADPLGFNVNFPASSDNSPWKGIRFTLSGDEFLFGTPRLVRTEGNRRYYTLYDMQDKVSGDLSDEYLALANNYISAAPLISKNTPLATFSEEDLAFLKESFEQSVQWDSSLSLEEDLA
- a CDS encoding UbiA-like polyprenyltransferase, with protein sequence MPKIELIQQLIKCKYALFALLFLASATLFCFSLPNTAFPLFSLASMKTLFLGGSAFFVARAFGMIINQIVDCAIDKRNPRTNMRVLPAGLLSTKSSVLLLILCLILFLSFCWFFNPLCFILAVLATLLMIVYPYTKRFTFLCHWILGLVYYFAILMNFFAIAPVPSFSIFCMASLLGLSFGMIIAANDIIYAIQDLEFDRKEGLFSVPACFGTQFSIKMASANLAISALAYLFLGYFVLDRKVFYLCSFLPLAEIFRTIKRYTCIHLSSPAELQQKFFLGNLSLGIAFLANMIGLFLLGGTS
- a CDS encoding UbiX family flavin prenyltransferase — its product is MRRYVVGISGASGVILAVTLVTELAKLGHHVDVIISPSAKKTLYYELDTKSFLATIPQHLHKNILLHHITSIESSLSSGSSSVDATIIVPCSVATIAAISCGLADNLLRRVADVALKEKRPLILVPRESPLSTIHLENLLKLAQNGAIILPPMPIWYFKPQTVDDIANDIVGKILATLRLDSPLIKRWENPS
- a CDS encoding YitT family protein, coding for MAHTIRFTKFSFPLYFSKTLSWFIIGGFLAACGVHMVLAPNDLIDGGIVGLSMIAAHSFGKQFLPAFLVLFNLPFIILACRRIGKYFVVQMITAVIIFSCWLWLIEVLPEWLGMQPFIFDGSEIETIVLGGVVLGAGGGLIIRHGGATDGTEILGIIVNKKRGYTVGQVILFVNFFIFSLGGIVYRNWHTAFMSLLTYAVAIKVMDMVILGFEDTKSVTIITSSPRKLGNILMESLGVGLTYLHAEGGFSGEPRNLLYIVVERLQLSQLKEIVHREDPSAFIAIENLHEVINEKRTSH